The following is a genomic window from Mycobacterium parmense.
GTCGGCGATGTCGTCGTCGGTCACCCGGACCGCCGCGGAGACCTCGGCGAACAGCGCCCGCGCGCGAGGATCGGCCAGAGCGGCCGCGGCGACGCTGCCGAGCTCGAGCCGGGCGGCGGCGTCGGGCATCAGCCGGGCCTCGGCGGGCGCGTCGCGACCGGTCAGGCCGCGGGCGGCCGCCTCGGCGGCCACCAGCCGCCGGGTCACGATCAGCTGGGTCAGCCAGCGCCGCAGTTGGCGTCCCTCGCCGGTGCCGGCCGCGGGCAGCGTGGCCGCCAGCGCTCCGGCGCGCAACCGCGCCTCGGCGGCGTCGACCTCCTCGACCGGCACGGGAGCCCCGGCGACGGTGGCCACCACGCCGGCACTCATGTGACGGTCACCTTCACCGCCGGCGAGTAGACCAGCCGGCCGGCGCAGCCGACGCGGATCAGCGCCCACCATTGACCGGGATCCTGCCAGGCCGGCGGGGCCACGTCGAAGCCGAATTCGACGCTGCCGCGGGCAGGCAGCACCGCGCCGAGCGCGGCGGGGCCGGTCCACTCCCACGTGCCCCAGGGGCTGATGAGGTGCGCCTCCGCGGCCAGGTCGGCCCCGGCGCGGGTGCCGACCGTGACCGTCACCCGGGCCGTGCCCCCGGCCGCCACCGTGACCTCGGCGGGTTCCCCGACCAGGAAGAGCAGGTCGGCGAGGTCGGCCCCGGTTGAGGCCCCGCCGACGCAGACCACGCACACGTCCTCGACCACCTGCCGCCAGGCTTGCGGGATGCCGGCCCCGCCGGTCCCCGTGACGCGGAGCTGCGCCCGGACCGGGTACAGCCCGGCCGGGGTGTGGGGCGGGACAGTCACGACCACGTCGGCCTCCCGGTGCTCGCCGCTGGGCAGCGTGAACGGCAGCGCCCCGGGCATGACCGGCCAGCCGGGCGGGCCGACGACGGTCACCTCCCCGTCCAGCGCCGCGTCGCGGCAGTCGCTGGCCGCGGTGAGGCGCAGCGCGACCACGCCGCCGGGGTCGGCGGCCACGAGGCGGGGGTGCAGGTGCGCGACGGCGGGCAGCCCGCCCATGGGTGCGGGGCCGCGATTGTGCAGCCAGTACCGCGCGTAGAGCGGCTGGGCGGCCTCGGCGAGCGGCGCCAACGGGGTGGAATCGCCGGCGATCGCGGGCATGTCGAGCCGGGCCAGCGCCGTGGCCACCTGATAGCCGTGCAGGGCGAGCGGACCCGCGTGCTCGCGCGGCCGTTCCAGCAGGTCGGCGTCGCGCAGGTCGCTGATCGCGCCCAGCGCCGAGCCCACGGCCACCCGGGTGTGCCGCCCGCTGGTTTCCACCAACCGCAGGGCCACCTTCGCCGGGGTGACCCGCGCGGCGCTGCCCGACGTCAGGGGGTTGCCGGCGGCCTTGAGCGCCGCCAGCCGCACCGGGCCCTCCGGGTCGACGTGCAGCAGCGACCCGACGGGCGCCAGGGTTCCGGGTTGCCGGGCGGCAACGACGGCGAGCAGCGGTTGGGAGAACTCGGCACTGCGGGCGGGGATTCCGGCTTGCCGCCAGTCGCCCGCGTCGCTCGCCAGCGCGTAGTCGAAGGCGTGGGTCCAGTGCTGCAGCGCGAAATTGGAGCCGTCGGGCGCGGTGCGGCGCGGCCCGTCGATCCAGGTGCCGGACGGCCATCCGGTGCAGGACCGCATCAGCGCCGTGTGCAGCGTGCCCTCGGTGTCGACGGCGAAGCTGGGCACGCCGCGGTTGAGCAGCGCAACGGTGCGGGCGTCGAAGGGGCCCAGCTGCGCGGGTGCTTGCTGCGCGACGGCGATCTCGGCGGCGGCCAGCTCGCCGGCCACGTCGGCGACGGCCGCGCGCAGCTCGTCGGCGTCGCGCCCGTCGACCACCAGCACGGGCAGCGCCCGCGGCGCACGCAGGTCGGCGCCCGGCACCCACACGTCGGCCAGCGACCCGAACTCTTCGGCGGCCGGCACCCAGACCCTGGCCCGTCCCGTGGCGGCCAGCTGGTGTTCAAGCTCTTGGGTGTACACCGGATCCGCTTGGGCGAGAACGGTTTTAGCGAACGAATTGCGCGCGGGCCCGCCCAGCGCGATCCGCACGTCGGGCAGGTTGGAGTCGACGGCGAGGTGGCCGTAGCGTGGTTTTTCGGCGCCGCTGCACGTGGCCGTGACGCCGGCGCGGACCAGTGCGACCATCAGCTCTCGCGCCAGCGGCCCGGACCGCGTCTCGTCGGGCGACACGACCTCGGCCACCGACACCGCCCGCGCCGTGTCATCCGCGGTCCCGGCCCGGACCCTGACCGTGGAGGACAGGCCGAACCAGCCGTAGGCCGGGTTGTCCAGCGTCCACAGGTGCACCGCGGTGTCCACCGAGCGCGGCCCGTCGTGCAGCAGGGCGAAGCCCCGCCCGACGACGGCGTCCCCGACCTCGCTGACGGGCATGGCACCCGGCACCGGGCACGGCCAACGCAGGCGCAACAACCGGTCTTCGCCGGTGAAGTCGTCGATGGTGGTGCGGCAATCAAGGCGCGCGACGCCGTTCCACAACGTCAGGGTCTGGGTGTAGCGCAGCAGCGTGCCGACCCGTCCGCGCACCACGAGCCGCTGACCCAGCGGACCCCGGAAGGCCTGCACCCGCGCCGGCGTCTCCGACGAGCACACCACCGGCCCCTTGGGCAGTAGGTGCCACGGCCCCTCCCCCTGCCTCGGGTGCGCCGGATACTCCTCGTAGACGGCAAGTTCGTTGCCCACCCGCCCGTCGGCGATCAGCTCGCGCTCGCCCTGTTGCAGCGAAGCCACGCCCCCGCCGCGCACAGGGTCGACCGCCAGCCGGTAGTGCTCGTTGGCGATCCGCAGGCCGGGCGCCGGTTCCCAGCCGGCGCACTCGGTCGCGGGTACCAGCCGGTAGGACCGCCACCCCAGCGACGGCACGTCGCGGGCCAACCAGGTGACCGATCGGCCGCCGTGCTCGACGTGCGCGGGCACCTCGGCGCCGTCGGCGTCGAGCACCCGCACGGCCGCGGCCGGCGGGGGGTCCAGGCGGGCGGTCACGACGTCGGTCCGCCGGTGGCTCAGCGGGTTCCACACCACGACGTCGCCGCCGGCGGCGCGGGACAGCACTGCGAGCGAGTTGTCGCGGGCGGTGCGGCCCAGCTCCCACGCGTCGCGCCAGCCGGTGAGCAGGTCGAGGTAGACCTGGTCGGACTCCGAGCCGGTGATGGCGTCGTGGTGAGCGCCGTAGGCCAACTGCACCCACGCCTTGGCGAGGGCCGCCTGCGGGTAGTCCGCGCCGGTCATCGACGCGGCGAACACGGCGAAGCGCTCGGCCTCGAGCACGGCGTTCTCGCTGGCCCGGTTGGCCTGCTTGGTGTCGATGTAGGACACGTCCTTGCCGGTGTAAATGGGGTTCATGTCGCGCGTCTGCGGCGACGGCGCGCGCCGGCCCTGCGAGAGCTCGGCACGCACCGCCGCGAAGAAGTCTCGCGGTATCGCGCACACGAACCGTGGCCACGTGTAGCGCGCGGCCCAGTCGCGGTGGATCGCGGTGACCCATTTGTTCGGCGGCGTGTAGTCCGTCCCGACGGGCAGCAGCACGTTGCGGGTCAGGGCGACCCGCTTCAGCCGTGCGAACAGCGCATAGGTGGCCGCCTCGGCCTCGGCCAGCGACGCCGAGGAGTCCATCCCCCAGCCCGCCCCGTAGTGGGCGGGCATGTAATGGGTGAGCAGGCCGCGACCCGACGGCGCGATCCACTCGAACTCGCTGCTGAACTGCATGCGGTCGACGTCACCGTCCTGCGCCGGGCCCCACTGGTGGTGCGGTCCGCGGGCCCACGAACTCGACGTCAGGCCGGCGTCGGCGGCCAGCCCCGGGAACTGCGGGTCGTGGCCGAACACGTCGAGCTGCCAGGCGGTGGCCGGGTCGGCGCCCAGCACGTCGCGTTGAAAGCCACTGCCGTGCACCAGGTTCCGGATCGTGGTCTCGGGGCTGGTGAGGTTGGTGTTGGGTTCGTTGTAGCTGCCGCCCATCACCTCGACGCGGCCCTCGGCCAGGAGCCGGCGCAGGTCGGCGCGGTCTTCGGGGCGGGCGTCCCAGTACGGCTTGAGGTAGTCGACCTCGGCCAGCACGAACTTGTACTCGGGTTCGCGGCGCGCCATCTCCAGGTGCGCGTGCACCAGTTCGAAGCCGTTGGTCTGCCGGCCCGGCGGGTCCTCGGTCCATTCGCTGGTGTAGGCGCCCTGGGTGTTCCACCAGACCGGGTCGTAGTGGAAGTGGCTGACCATGTACATGGTCCAGCCCGGCTCGGCGACGGTGAACTCGAACGGCAGCCGGGCGTCGCCGGCGTGGGCCCGCGCGGCCCGCCGTTCACCGACGAGCGGGTCCCGCACGGCGACCGGGACCTCGATGACGCCGCCACCCGGCCGGGCCACAGCTGCGCCGCTGAGCCCGTCGCCGTCGATGCGGACCGTGGTGGGCTCGGCACACCCGGACACGGTGACGCGCGCCAGCTGCAGCGGCGCGTCGGGCGGGCCGACGAACAGTTCCGGGGACTCCGCCGAAACCAGCTGCATGACCGCACCTTACGAGGAACGATCGACGAATGCCCGCACTTGCCCCGCCCGTGGCCGACGAGCGCAGCGCCCTGCGCGAGTACCTGGCCTACCACCAGAGCGCCTACTTCGCCGTCTCCCACGGCCTCACCGACGAACAAGCCCGGTCGTCACCCTCGGTCAGCGCACTGTCGATCGGCGGCCTGGTGAAGCACGCCACCGGCATGCAGCGCAGCTGGATGAACCGGGTCGCCGCCGCCCCGGACCTGCCTGCGCCGGATCCCCGCCCGTTCGACCAGGTCTCCAAGGAGTACGCCGACCAGCACGTCATGGGCCCCGACGAGACGCTGGCCGGCCTGCTGCGGGCGTTCGAGGCGCAGAACGCGGAGTCGTTGCGACTGGTGGAGACCGCCGACCTCGACGCCGCGGTGCCCGTGCCGCAGGACATCCCCTGGTTCCCGAAGAACCAGAAGGCGTGGTCGGTGCGCTGGGTGATCCTGCACGTGATCAACGAGCTGGCCAGGCACGCCGGTCACGCCGACATCGTCCGGGAGAGCATCGACGGCGCCACCATGTACGAGCTGATCGCCGCGCGGGAGGGCTGGGCGATACCGGGATGGGTTCAGCCCTGGAAAGGGCGTGCCGAGCCCGGTCAGACGATTGGGACTTGACACGTCCGGTTTGGCAGACTGCTGGGATGAGCTCTACCAAACACCGCGAGGTGGCCAAGCTCGCCCGGGTGCCGTTGCCGGTCGAAGCGGCTCGCGTGGCCGCGACGGGCTGGCAGGTCACCCGCGCCGCCGCCCGCGTCGTCACGAAACTGCCGGGCAGGGGGCCGTGGCAGCAGAAGGTGATCTCCCAGCTCCCGCAGGCCTTCGCCGACCTGGGGCCGACCTACGTGAAGTTCGGTCAGATCGTCGCCTCCAGCCCCGGGGCGTTCGGTGAATCGCTGTCCCGCGAGTTCCGCGGCCTGCTCGACCGGGTGCCGCCCGCCGATTCGGCCGCAGTCCACAAGCTCTTCGTGGAAGATCTCGGCCGCGACCCCTCCGAGCTGTTCGCCAAGTGGGACGAGACACCGTTCGCGTCGGCCTCGATCGCCCAGGTGCACTACGCGACCCTGCACAGCGGCGAAGAGGTGGTGGTCAAGATCCAGCGCCCCGGCATCCGCCGCCGCGTCGCCGCCGACCTGCAGATCCTCAAGCGATTCGCGCAGGCCGTGGAGCTGGCCAAGCTGGGCCGCCGGCTGTCGGCCCAGGACGTTGTCGCCGACTTCGCCGACAACCTGGCCGAGGAGCTGGACTTTCGTCTCGAAGCGCAGTCGATGGAGGCGTGGGTCGCGCACCTGCACGCCTCCCCGCTGGGCCAGGGCATCCGGGTGCCGCAGGTGCACTGGGACTTCACCAGCGGGCGTGTGCTGACGATGGAGCGGGTGCAGGGCATCCGCATCGACGACGCCGCCGCCATCCGCAAGGCCGGGTTCGACGGCACCGAGCTGGTCAAGGCGCTGCTGTTCAGCCTGTTCGAGGGCGGGCTGCGGCACGGGCTGTTCCACGGCGACCTGCACGCGGGCAACCTGTACGTCGACGAGCAGGGCCGGATCGTGTTCTTCGACTTCGGCATCATGGGCCGCATCGACCCGCGCACCCGCTGGCTGCTGCGCGAGCTGGTCTACGCGTTGCTGGTCAAGAAGGACCACGCCGCGGCCGGCAAGATCGTGGTGCTGATGGGTGCGGTCGGCACGATGAAGCCCGAGGCCGAGGCCGCCAAGGATCTGGAGAAGTTCGCCACCCCGCTCACGATGCAGACGCTCGGGGACATGTCGTATGCCGACATCGGCCGGCAGCTGTCCGCGCTGGCCGACGCCTACGACGTCAAGCTCCCGCGGGAGCTGGTGCTGATCGGCAAGCAGTTCCTCTACGTGGAGCGCTACATGAAGCTGCTGGCGCCGCGGTGGCAGATGATGTCGGACCCGCAGCTGACCGGCTACTTCGCCAACTTCATGGTGGAGGTCAGCCGCGAGCACTCCTCCGACGTCGAGGTCTAGGGGCCGATGCAGATACGCAGCGGCCATGCGGCAGTGCCTCATCCCGACGGCGACCTGAAGCTGTACTACGAGGACATGGGCGACGTCGACCACCCGCCGGTCCTGTTGATCATGGGGCTGGGCGCGCAGCTGCTGTTATGGCGGACCGAGTTCTGCGAGCAACTGGTGGGCCGCGGCCTTCGGGTCATCCGCTACGACAACCGCGACGTAGGACTGTCCGGCAAGACGCGGCACCGCAGCTCCGGTCAGTCGCTGGTGACACGGCTGGTTCGCTCGTTTCTGGGCCTGCGCAGCAACGCGGCGTACACGCTCGAAGACATGGCCGACGACGCGGCCGCGCTGCTGGATCACCTCGGCATCCGGCACGCCCACATCGTGGGGGCCTCGATGGGCGGCATGATCGCCCAGATCTTCGCGGCGCGATTCCCCGAGCGAACGAAGACCCTGGGCGTCATCTTCTCCAGCAACAATTCGGCGTTTCTGCCCCCGCCGGCCCCGCGCGCGCTGCTGGCGCTGCTCAAGGGCCCGCCGCCGGACTCGCCGCGCGAGGTGATCATCGACAACGCGGTGCGCGTCAACAAGATCATCGGCAGCCCTCGCTACCGCACGCCGGAAGAGCAGGCCCGCGCCGAGGCCGCCGAGGGCTACGACCGCAACTATTACCCCCAGGGGGTTGCTCGGCACTTCGGGGCGATCCTGGGCAGTGGCAGCCTCAAGCGCTACAACCGGCGGACCGTCGCACCCACGGTCGTGATCCACGGGAAGGCCGACATGTTGATGCGGCCGTCCGGCGGCCGCGCGATCGCCCGGACGATCCGCGGAGCCGAATTGGTGTTGTTCGACGGAATGGCTCATGATCTGCCGCAGCAGTTGTGGGAGCATGTCATCACCGTGCTGACAAGCAACTTCGCCAGGGCGAGCTGAGCCGAAATCTTTTAGGTAAAACGTTCCCCTGCGATTTTCGCGAAAAGTCGCCGGGTTGTACGGTTGTCGAAGGAGGTTGGACGTCCCGATGGCCAAACTGAAGCCGTATTACGAAGAGTCGCAGGCAACCTACGACATTTCCGACGACTTCTTCGCGCTGTTCCTCGACCCCAACATGGTGTACACCTGCGCCTATTTCGAGAACGACGACATGACGCTGGAAGAGGCGCAGCTCGCAAAGCTGGATCTGGCGCTGGGCAAGCTGCACCTCGAGCCGGGCATGACGGTGCTCGACGTCGGATGCGGCTGGGGCGGGGCCGTGGTTCGGGCGCTCGAGAAGTACGACGTGAACGTCATCGGTATCACGCTGAGCCGCAATCACTACGAGCGCACCAAGGCACGGCTTGCCGCGATCCCGACGACCCGCCGCGCCGAGGCCCGCCTGCAGGGCTGGGAAGAGTTCGACGAGCAGGTCGACCGGATGATGAGTTTCGAGGCCTTCGACGCGTTCAAGAAGGAACGCTGGCCCGCGTTCTGGGATTGGGCCTACAAGACGCTCCCCGATGACAGCCGAATGCTGATGCACAGCATCTTCACGTATCCGCAGTCGCGATGGAAGGAGCTTGGCATCCCGATCACCATGACGGATCTTCGCTTCTTCCATTTTCTCGGCAAGGAGATCTTCCCCGGCGGGCAGATGTGCGGCGAACCCGACATCGTCGACTTGTCACGGAACAGCGGATTCGCGCTCGAGGAGACCCAATACTTGCAGGCGCATTACGCGCGGACCCTGGACATCTGGGCCGCCAACCTGCGGGCCAATCGCGACCGCGCGATCGCCATACAGTCCGAAGAGGTCTACGAGCGATTCATGCGGTACCTGACCGGCTGCGCGGACCTGTTCCGCAAGGGCATCTCCAACGTCGCGCAGTTCACGCTCACGAAGTAGGCGGCGGCAAGCCGGTCGGGGAATCGCGGAGACCGCTTCCTCGATTCCCCGCGTTACGGGTGTAGCCTTCCCCGGATGGTCACTTGAGGTGCCCGTGAATCCGGGAGGTACGTCATATCTACCAACCCCGCCGACGCCGGCGCGACACGGTCCAACGTGGACGACGTCCAGGCACATTACGACCTTTCGAAC
Proteins encoded in this region:
- a CDS encoding DUF7158 domain-containing protein translates to MSAGVVATVAGAPVPVEEVDAAEARLRAGALAATLPAAGTGEGRQLRRWLTQLIVTRRLVAAEAAARGLTGRDAPAEARLMPDAAARLELGSVAAAALADPRARALFAEVSAAVRVTDDDIADYHARNPLRFARPGPGRGGWRDPSPVGPSLNEVRADIAEHLRGAASRRAFRVWLDARRAAVVRLAPGYEHPGDPRQPDNTHRH
- a CDS encoding glycoside hydrolase family 38 N-terminal domain-containing protein is translated as MQLVSAESPELFVGPPDAPLQLARVTVSGCAEPTTVRIDGDGLSGAAVARPGGGVIEVPVAVRDPLVGERRAARAHAGDARLPFEFTVAEPGWTMYMVSHFHYDPVWWNTQGAYTSEWTEDPPGRQTNGFELVHAHLEMARREPEYKFVLAEVDYLKPYWDARPEDRADLRRLLAEGRVEVMGGSYNEPNTNLTSPETTIRNLVHGSGFQRDVLGADPATAWQLDVFGHDPQFPGLAADAGLTSSSWARGPHHQWGPAQDGDVDRMQFSSEFEWIAPSGRGLLTHYMPAHYGAGWGMDSSASLAEAEAATYALFARLKRVALTRNVLLPVGTDYTPPNKWVTAIHRDWAARYTWPRFVCAIPRDFFAAVRAELSQGRRAPSPQTRDMNPIYTGKDVSYIDTKQANRASENAVLEAERFAVFAASMTGADYPQAALAKAWVQLAYGAHHDAITGSESDQVYLDLLTGWRDAWELGRTARDNSLAVLSRAAGGDVVVWNPLSHRRTDVVTARLDPPPAAAVRVLDADGAEVPAHVEHGGRSVTWLARDVPSLGWRSYRLVPATECAGWEPAPGLRIANEHYRLAVDPVRGGGVASLQQGERELIADGRVGNELAVYEEYPAHPRQGEGPWHLLPKGPVVCSSETPARVQAFRGPLGQRLVVRGRVGTLLRYTQTLTLWNGVARLDCRTTIDDFTGEDRLLRLRWPCPVPGAMPVSEVGDAVVGRGFALLHDGPRSVDTAVHLWTLDNPAYGWFGLSSTVRVRAGTADDTARAVSVAEVVSPDETRSGPLARELMVALVRAGVTATCSGAEKPRYGHLAVDSNLPDVRIALGGPARNSFAKTVLAQADPVYTQELEHQLAATGRARVWVPAAEEFGSLADVWVPGADLRAPRALPVLVVDGRDADELRAAVADVAGELAAAEIAVAQQAPAQLGPFDARTVALLNRGVPSFAVDTEGTLHTALMRSCTGWPSGTWIDGPRRTAPDGSNFALQHWTHAFDYALASDAGDWRQAGIPARSAEFSQPLLAVVAARQPGTLAPVGSLLHVDPEGPVRLAALKAAGNPLTSGSAARVTPAKVALRLVETSGRHTRVAVGSALGAISDLRDADLLERPREHAGPLALHGYQVATALARLDMPAIAGDSTPLAPLAEAAQPLYARYWLHNRGPAPMGGLPAVAHLHPRLVAADPGGVVALRLTAASDCRDAALDGEVTVVGPPGWPVMPGALPFTLPSGEHREADVVVTVPPHTPAGLYPVRAQLRVTGTGGAGIPQAWRQVVEDVCVVCVGGASTGADLADLLFLVGEPAEVTVAAGGTARVTVTVGTRAGADLAAEAHLISPWGTWEWTGPAALGAVLPARGSVEFGFDVAPPAWQDPGQWWALIRVGCAGRLVYSPAVKVTVT
- a CDS encoding DinB family protein, yielding MADERSALREYLAYHQSAYFAVSHGLTDEQARSSPSVSALSIGGLVKHATGMQRSWMNRVAAAPDLPAPDPRPFDQVSKEYADQHVMGPDETLAGLLRAFEAQNAESLRLVETADLDAAVPVPQDIPWFPKNQKAWSVRWVILHVINELARHAGHADIVRESIDGATMYELIAAREGWAIPGWVQPWKGRAEPGQTIGT
- a CDS encoding ABC1 kinase family protein — translated: MSSTKHREVAKLARVPLPVEAARVAATGWQVTRAAARVVTKLPGRGPWQQKVISQLPQAFADLGPTYVKFGQIVASSPGAFGESLSREFRGLLDRVPPADSAAVHKLFVEDLGRDPSELFAKWDETPFASASIAQVHYATLHSGEEVVVKIQRPGIRRRVAADLQILKRFAQAVELAKLGRRLSAQDVVADFADNLAEELDFRLEAQSMEAWVAHLHASPLGQGIRVPQVHWDFTSGRVLTMERVQGIRIDDAAAIRKAGFDGTELVKALLFSLFEGGLRHGLFHGDLHAGNLYVDEQGRIVFFDFGIMGRIDPRTRWLLRELVYALLVKKDHAAAGKIVVLMGAVGTMKPEAEAAKDLEKFATPLTMQTLGDMSYADIGRQLSALADAYDVKLPRELVLIGKQFLYVERYMKLLAPRWQMMSDPQLTGYFANFMVEVSREHSSDVEV
- a CDS encoding alpha/beta fold hydrolase — its product is MQIRSGHAAVPHPDGDLKLYYEDMGDVDHPPVLLIMGLGAQLLLWRTEFCEQLVGRGLRVIRYDNRDVGLSGKTRHRSSGQSLVTRLVRSFLGLRSNAAYTLEDMADDAAALLDHLGIRHAHIVGASMGGMIAQIFAARFPERTKTLGVIFSSNNSAFLPPPAPRALLALLKGPPPDSPREVIIDNAVRVNKIIGSPRYRTPEEQARAEAAEGYDRNYYPQGVARHFGAILGSGSLKRYNRRTVAPTVVIHGKADMLMRPSGGRAIARTIRGAELVLFDGMAHDLPQQLWEHVITVLTSNFARAS
- a CDS encoding cyclopropane mycolic acid synthase family methyltransferase, with product MAKLKPYYEESQATYDISDDFFALFLDPNMVYTCAYFENDDMTLEEAQLAKLDLALGKLHLEPGMTVLDVGCGWGGAVVRALEKYDVNVIGITLSRNHYERTKARLAAIPTTRRAEARLQGWEEFDEQVDRMMSFEAFDAFKKERWPAFWDWAYKTLPDDSRMLMHSIFTYPQSRWKELGIPITMTDLRFFHFLGKEIFPGGQMCGEPDIVDLSRNSGFALEETQYLQAHYARTLDIWAANLRANRDRAIAIQSEEVYERFMRYLTGCADLFRKGISNVAQFTLTK